The Halichoerus grypus chromosome 14, mHalGry1.hap1.1, whole genome shotgun sequence genome contains a region encoding:
- the ENTR1 gene encoding endosome-associated-trafficking regulator 1 isoform X8: MAGYARRPGVPPLSRARSLVIPDDDKLGDLAEANPFSFKEFLKTKNLSLSGEDTANNRIYSKEATRHSLGLGRNSPTSQTMGYGLEYQQPFFEDPTGAGDLLDEDEDEDEDDGWTGAYLPSTVEQTRSSGVAASTSPCSTYVSFFSAPSELVAPETLPPWTLSDSDSRSSPAGSPGTDFAAHGESLGDRHLRTLQISYEALKDENSKLRRKLTEVQSFSETQTEMVRTLERKLEAKMIKEESDYHDLESVVQQVEQNLELMTKRAVKAENHVMKLKQEISLLQAQVSNFKRENEALRSGQGASLTVVKQNTDVALQNLRVVMNNAHSSIKQLVSGAETLNLVAEILKSIDRISEIKDEEEES, from the exons ATGGCGGGCTATGCGCGCCGCCCGGGCGTCCCCCCGCTGTCGCGAGCCCGGAGCCTCGTCATTCCGGACG ATGATAAACTTGGAGATCTTGCAGAGGCCAATCCATTCTCCTTTAAAGAGTTTCTGAAAACCAAGAACCTCAGCCTGTCAGGAGAGGATACAGCCAACAACAGGATTTATTCAAAG GAAGCCACGAGACACTCACTGGGACTCGGCCGCAACTCCCCGACCTCCCAGACCATGGGGTATGGCTTAGAATATCAGCAGCCATTTTTTGAAGACCCTACGGGGGCTGGCGATCTTCTGGACGAGGACGAAGACGAGGATGAGGACGACGGGTGGACCGGGGCCTACCTGCCGTCCACTGTGGAGCAGACCCGCTCCTCCGGGGTCGCCGCCAGCACGTCACCCTGCAGCACATACGTCTCCTTTTTCTCTGCCCCGTCGGAGCTGGTGGCGCCCGAGACGCTGCCCCCGTGGACGCTGAGCGACTCTGACTCGCGCTCCTCTCCGGCAGGGAGCCCCGGCACAGACTTCGCGGCCCACGGAGAGTCTCTGGGAGACAGGCATCTCCGGACACTGCAGATAAGCTATGAAGCA CTGAAAGATGAAAATTCTAAGCTGAGAAGAAAGCTGACTGAGGTTCAGAGCTTCTCTGAGACCCAAACAGAAAT GGTGAGGACGTTGGAGCGGAAGCTGGAAGCCAAAATGATCAAGGAGGAAAGTGACTACCACGATCTGGAGTCAGTGGTCCAGCAGGTGGAGCAGAACCTGGAGCTGATGACG aAACGGGCTGTGAAGGCAGAAAACCACGTCATGAAGCTGAAACAGGAGATCAGCTTGCTCCAG GCACAGGTCTCTAACTTCAAGCGTGAGAATGAAGCCTTGCGGTCTGGCCAGGGCGCCAGCCTGACGGTGGTGAAGCAGAACACCGACGTGGCCTTGCAGAACCTCCGCGTCGTCATGAACAATGCCCACTCCTCAATAAA GCAGCTGGTTTCTGGAGCTGAAACGTTGAATCTTGTTGCTGAAATCCTTAAATCTATAGACAGAATTTCTGAAATtaaagatgaggaggaggagtcTTGA
- the ENTR1 gene encoding endosome-associated-trafficking regulator 1 isoform X6 — MAGYARRPGVPPLSRARSLVIPDGERPGRAAGPSPPGPGAAPAPPGRAADDKLGDLAEANPFSFKEFLKTKNLSLSGEDTANNRIYSKEATRHSLGLGRNSPTSQTMGYGLEYQQPFFEDPTGAGDLLDEDEDEDEDDGWTGAYLPSTVEQTRSSGVAASTSPCSTYVSFFSAPSELVAPETLPPWTLSDSDSRSSPAGSPGTDFAAHGESLGDRHLRTLQISYEALKDENSKLRRKLTEVQSFSETQTEMVRTLERKLEAKMIKEESDYHDLESVVQQVEQNLELMTKRAVKAENHVMKLKQEISLLQAQVSNFKRENEALRSGQGASLTVVKQNTDVALQNLRVVMNNAHSSIKQLVSGAETLNLVAEILKSIDRISEIKDEEEES, encoded by the exons ATGGCGGGCTATGCGCGCCGCCCGGGCGTCCCCCCGCTGTCGCGAGCCCGGAGCCTCGTCATTCCGGACGGTGAGCGGCCGGGCCGGGCGGCGGGGCCGAGCCCGCCGGGCCCCggggccgcccccgccccgccgggcCGGGCTGCAG ATGATAAACTTGGAGATCTTGCAGAGGCCAATCCATTCTCCTTTAAAGAGTTTCTGAAAACCAAGAACCTCAGCCTGTCAGGAGAGGATACAGCCAACAACAGGATTTATTCAAAG GAAGCCACGAGACACTCACTGGGACTCGGCCGCAACTCCCCGACCTCCCAGACCATGGGGTATGGCTTAGAATATCAGCAGCCATTTTTTGAAGACCCTACGGGGGCTGGCGATCTTCTGGACGAGGACGAAGACGAGGATGAGGACGACGGGTGGACCGGGGCCTACCTGCCGTCCACTGTGGAGCAGACCCGCTCCTCCGGGGTCGCCGCCAGCACGTCACCCTGCAGCACATACGTCTCCTTTTTCTCTGCCCCGTCGGAGCTGGTGGCGCCCGAGACGCTGCCCCCGTGGACGCTGAGCGACTCTGACTCGCGCTCCTCTCCGGCAGGGAGCCCCGGCACAGACTTCGCGGCCCACGGAGAGTCTCTGGGAGACAGGCATCTCCGGACACTGCAGATAAGCTATGAAGCA CTGAAAGATGAAAATTCTAAGCTGAGAAGAAAGCTGACTGAGGTTCAGAGCTTCTCTGAGACCCAAACAGAAAT GGTGAGGACGTTGGAGCGGAAGCTGGAAGCCAAAATGATCAAGGAGGAAAGTGACTACCACGATCTGGAGTCAGTGGTCCAGCAGGTGGAGCAGAACCTGGAGCTGATGACG aAACGGGCTGTGAAGGCAGAAAACCACGTCATGAAGCTGAAACAGGAGATCAGCTTGCTCCAG GCACAGGTCTCTAACTTCAAGCGTGAGAATGAAGCCTTGCGGTCTGGCCAGGGCGCCAGCCTGACGGTGGTGAAGCAGAACACCGACGTGGCCTTGCAGAACCTCCGCGTCGTCATGAACAATGCCCACTCCTCAATAAA GCAGCTGGTTTCTGGAGCTGAAACGTTGAATCTTGTTGCTGAAATCCTTAAATCTATAGACAGAATTTCTGAAATtaaagatgaggaggaggagtcTTGA
- the ENTR1 gene encoding endosome-associated-trafficking regulator 1 isoform X5, whose product MAGYARRPGVPPLSRARSLVIPDGERPGRAAGPSPPGPGAAPAPPGRAADFGYGKGKCTKQGLPGAQETHFGDDKLGDLAEANPFSFKEFLKTKNLSLSGEDTANNRIYSKEATRHSLGLGRNSPTSQTMGYGLEYQQPFFEDPTGAGDLLDEDEDEDEDDGWTGAYLPSTVEQTRSSGVAASTSPCSTYVSFFSAPSELVAPETLPPWTLSDSDSRSSPAGSPGTDFAAHGESLGDRHLRTLQISYEALKDENSKLRRKLTEVQSFSETQTEMVRTLERKLEAKMIKEESDYHDLESVVQQVEQNLELMTKRAVKAENHVMKLKQEISLLQAQVSNFKRENEALRSGQGASLTVVKQNTDVALQNLRVVMNNAHSSIKQLVSGAETLNLVAEILKSIDRISEIKDEEEES is encoded by the exons ATGGCGGGCTATGCGCGCCGCCCGGGCGTCCCCCCGCTGTCGCGAGCCCGGAGCCTCGTCATTCCGGACGGTGAGCGGCCGGGCCGGGCGGCGGGGCCGAGCCCGCCGGGCCCCggggccgcccccgccccgccgggcCGGGCTGCAG ATTTTGGCTACGGAAAGGGGAAATGTACTAAGCAAGGTCTGCCAGGAGcccaagagacacattttggag ATGATAAACTTGGAGATCTTGCAGAGGCCAATCCATTCTCCTTTAAAGAGTTTCTGAAAACCAAGAACCTCAGCCTGTCAGGAGAGGATACAGCCAACAACAGGATTTATTCAAAG GAAGCCACGAGACACTCACTGGGACTCGGCCGCAACTCCCCGACCTCCCAGACCATGGGGTATGGCTTAGAATATCAGCAGCCATTTTTTGAAGACCCTACGGGGGCTGGCGATCTTCTGGACGAGGACGAAGACGAGGATGAGGACGACGGGTGGACCGGGGCCTACCTGCCGTCCACTGTGGAGCAGACCCGCTCCTCCGGGGTCGCCGCCAGCACGTCACCCTGCAGCACATACGTCTCCTTTTTCTCTGCCCCGTCGGAGCTGGTGGCGCCCGAGACGCTGCCCCCGTGGACGCTGAGCGACTCTGACTCGCGCTCCTCTCCGGCAGGGAGCCCCGGCACAGACTTCGCGGCCCACGGAGAGTCTCTGGGAGACAGGCATCTCCGGACACTGCAGATAAGCTATGAAGCA CTGAAAGATGAAAATTCTAAGCTGAGAAGAAAGCTGACTGAGGTTCAGAGCTTCTCTGAGACCCAAACAGAAAT GGTGAGGACGTTGGAGCGGAAGCTGGAAGCCAAAATGATCAAGGAGGAAAGTGACTACCACGATCTGGAGTCAGTGGTCCAGCAGGTGGAGCAGAACCTGGAGCTGATGACG aAACGGGCTGTGAAGGCAGAAAACCACGTCATGAAGCTGAAACAGGAGATCAGCTTGCTCCAG GCACAGGTCTCTAACTTCAAGCGTGAGAATGAAGCCTTGCGGTCTGGCCAGGGCGCCAGCCTGACGGTGGTGAAGCAGAACACCGACGTGGCCTTGCAGAACCTCCGCGTCGTCATGAACAATGCCCACTCCTCAATAAA GCAGCTGGTTTCTGGAGCTGAAACGTTGAATCTTGTTGCTGAAATCCTTAAATCTATAGACAGAATTTCTGAAATtaaagatgaggaggaggagtcTTGA
- the ENTR1 gene encoding endosome-associated-trafficking regulator 1 isoform X2, which translates to MAGYARRPGVPPLSRARSLVIPDAPAFYERRSCLPQLDCERPHGRDLDSHFFGIRPTFMCYVPSPVLASVGDTDFGYGKGKCTKQGLPGAQETHFGDDKLGDLAEANPFSFKEFLKTKNLSLSGEDTANNRIYSKEATRHSLGLGRNSPTSQTMGYGLEYQQPFFEDPTGAGDLLDEDEDEDEDDGWTGAYLPSTVEQTRSSGVAASTSPCSTYVSFFSAPSELVAPETLPPWTLSDSDSRSSPAGSPGTDFAAHGESLGDRHLRTLQISYEALKDENSKLRRKLTEVQSFSETQTEMVRTLERKLEAKMIKEESDYHDLESVVQQVEQNLELMTKRAVKAENHVMKLKQEISLLQAQVSNFKRENEALRSGQGASLTVVKQNTDVALQNLRVVMNNAHSSIKQLVSGAETLNLVAEILKSIDRISEIKDEEEES; encoded by the exons ATGGCGGGCTATGCGCGCCGCCCGGGCGTCCCCCCGCTGTCGCGAGCCCGGAGCCTCGTCATTCCGGACG CTCCAGCGTTCTATGAGCGCCGGTCTTGTCTCCCCCAGCTAGACTGTGAGCGCCCCCATGGCAGGGACCTGGACTCCCACTTCTTCGGCATTCGGCCGACGTTTATGTGCTATGTGCCCAGCCCGGTGCTAGCTTCCGTGGGAGACACAG ATTTTGGCTACGGAAAGGGGAAATGTACTAAGCAAGGTCTGCCAGGAGcccaagagacacattttggag ATGATAAACTTGGAGATCTTGCAGAGGCCAATCCATTCTCCTTTAAAGAGTTTCTGAAAACCAAGAACCTCAGCCTGTCAGGAGAGGATACAGCCAACAACAGGATTTATTCAAAG GAAGCCACGAGACACTCACTGGGACTCGGCCGCAACTCCCCGACCTCCCAGACCATGGGGTATGGCTTAGAATATCAGCAGCCATTTTTTGAAGACCCTACGGGGGCTGGCGATCTTCTGGACGAGGACGAAGACGAGGATGAGGACGACGGGTGGACCGGGGCCTACCTGCCGTCCACTGTGGAGCAGACCCGCTCCTCCGGGGTCGCCGCCAGCACGTCACCCTGCAGCACATACGTCTCCTTTTTCTCTGCCCCGTCGGAGCTGGTGGCGCCCGAGACGCTGCCCCCGTGGACGCTGAGCGACTCTGACTCGCGCTCCTCTCCGGCAGGGAGCCCCGGCACAGACTTCGCGGCCCACGGAGAGTCTCTGGGAGACAGGCATCTCCGGACACTGCAGATAAGCTATGAAGCA CTGAAAGATGAAAATTCTAAGCTGAGAAGAAAGCTGACTGAGGTTCAGAGCTTCTCTGAGACCCAAACAGAAAT GGTGAGGACGTTGGAGCGGAAGCTGGAAGCCAAAATGATCAAGGAGGAAAGTGACTACCACGATCTGGAGTCAGTGGTCCAGCAGGTGGAGCAGAACCTGGAGCTGATGACG aAACGGGCTGTGAAGGCAGAAAACCACGTCATGAAGCTGAAACAGGAGATCAGCTTGCTCCAG GCACAGGTCTCTAACTTCAAGCGTGAGAATGAAGCCTTGCGGTCTGGCCAGGGCGCCAGCCTGACGGTGGTGAAGCAGAACACCGACGTGGCCTTGCAGAACCTCCGCGTCGTCATGAACAATGCCCACTCCTCAATAAA GCAGCTGGTTTCTGGAGCTGAAACGTTGAATCTTGTTGCTGAAATCCTTAAATCTATAGACAGAATTTCTGAAATtaaagatgaggaggaggagtcTTGA
- the ENTR1 gene encoding endosome-associated-trafficking regulator 1 isoform X4 produces the protein MAGYARRPGVPPLSRARSLVIPDAPAFYERRSCLPQLDCERPHGRDLDSHFFGIRPTFMCYVPSPVLASVGDTDDKLGDLAEANPFSFKEFLKTKNLSLSGEDTANNRIYSKEATRHSLGLGRNSPTSQTMGYGLEYQQPFFEDPTGAGDLLDEDEDEDEDDGWTGAYLPSTVEQTRSSGVAASTSPCSTYVSFFSAPSELVAPETLPPWTLSDSDSRSSPAGSPGTDFAAHGESLGDRHLRTLQISYEALKDENSKLRRKLTEVQSFSETQTEMVRTLERKLEAKMIKEESDYHDLESVVQQVEQNLELMTKRAVKAENHVMKLKQEISLLQAQVSNFKRENEALRSGQGASLTVVKQNTDVALQNLRVVMNNAHSSIKQLVSGAETLNLVAEILKSIDRISEIKDEEEES, from the exons ATGGCGGGCTATGCGCGCCGCCCGGGCGTCCCCCCGCTGTCGCGAGCCCGGAGCCTCGTCATTCCGGACG CTCCAGCGTTCTATGAGCGCCGGTCTTGTCTCCCCCAGCTAGACTGTGAGCGCCCCCATGGCAGGGACCTGGACTCCCACTTCTTCGGCATTCGGCCGACGTTTATGTGCTATGTGCCCAGCCCGGTGCTAGCTTCCGTGGGAGACACAG ATGATAAACTTGGAGATCTTGCAGAGGCCAATCCATTCTCCTTTAAAGAGTTTCTGAAAACCAAGAACCTCAGCCTGTCAGGAGAGGATACAGCCAACAACAGGATTTATTCAAAG GAAGCCACGAGACACTCACTGGGACTCGGCCGCAACTCCCCGACCTCCCAGACCATGGGGTATGGCTTAGAATATCAGCAGCCATTTTTTGAAGACCCTACGGGGGCTGGCGATCTTCTGGACGAGGACGAAGACGAGGATGAGGACGACGGGTGGACCGGGGCCTACCTGCCGTCCACTGTGGAGCAGACCCGCTCCTCCGGGGTCGCCGCCAGCACGTCACCCTGCAGCACATACGTCTCCTTTTTCTCTGCCCCGTCGGAGCTGGTGGCGCCCGAGACGCTGCCCCCGTGGACGCTGAGCGACTCTGACTCGCGCTCCTCTCCGGCAGGGAGCCCCGGCACAGACTTCGCGGCCCACGGAGAGTCTCTGGGAGACAGGCATCTCCGGACACTGCAGATAAGCTATGAAGCA CTGAAAGATGAAAATTCTAAGCTGAGAAGAAAGCTGACTGAGGTTCAGAGCTTCTCTGAGACCCAAACAGAAAT GGTGAGGACGTTGGAGCGGAAGCTGGAAGCCAAAATGATCAAGGAGGAAAGTGACTACCACGATCTGGAGTCAGTGGTCCAGCAGGTGGAGCAGAACCTGGAGCTGATGACG aAACGGGCTGTGAAGGCAGAAAACCACGTCATGAAGCTGAAACAGGAGATCAGCTTGCTCCAG GCACAGGTCTCTAACTTCAAGCGTGAGAATGAAGCCTTGCGGTCTGGCCAGGGCGCCAGCCTGACGGTGGTGAAGCAGAACACCGACGTGGCCTTGCAGAACCTCCGCGTCGTCATGAACAATGCCCACTCCTCAATAAA GCAGCTGGTTTCTGGAGCTGAAACGTTGAATCTTGTTGCTGAAATCCTTAAATCTATAGACAGAATTTCTGAAATtaaagatgaggaggaggagtcTTGA
- the ENTR1 gene encoding endosome-associated-trafficking regulator 1 isoform X7, producing MAGYARRPGVPPLSRARSLVIPDDFGYGKGKCTKQGLPGAQETHFGDDKLGDLAEANPFSFKEFLKTKNLSLSGEDTANNRIYSKEATRHSLGLGRNSPTSQTMGYGLEYQQPFFEDPTGAGDLLDEDEDEDEDDGWTGAYLPSTVEQTRSSGVAASTSPCSTYVSFFSAPSELVAPETLPPWTLSDSDSRSSPAGSPGTDFAAHGESLGDRHLRTLQISYEALKDENSKLRRKLTEVQSFSETQTEMVRTLERKLEAKMIKEESDYHDLESVVQQVEQNLELMTKRAVKAENHVMKLKQEISLLQAQVSNFKRENEALRSGQGASLTVVKQNTDVALQNLRVVMNNAHSSIKQLVSGAETLNLVAEILKSIDRISEIKDEEEES from the exons ATGGCGGGCTATGCGCGCCGCCCGGGCGTCCCCCCGCTGTCGCGAGCCCGGAGCCTCGTCATTCCGGACG ATTTTGGCTACGGAAAGGGGAAATGTACTAAGCAAGGTCTGCCAGGAGcccaagagacacattttggag ATGATAAACTTGGAGATCTTGCAGAGGCCAATCCATTCTCCTTTAAAGAGTTTCTGAAAACCAAGAACCTCAGCCTGTCAGGAGAGGATACAGCCAACAACAGGATTTATTCAAAG GAAGCCACGAGACACTCACTGGGACTCGGCCGCAACTCCCCGACCTCCCAGACCATGGGGTATGGCTTAGAATATCAGCAGCCATTTTTTGAAGACCCTACGGGGGCTGGCGATCTTCTGGACGAGGACGAAGACGAGGATGAGGACGACGGGTGGACCGGGGCCTACCTGCCGTCCACTGTGGAGCAGACCCGCTCCTCCGGGGTCGCCGCCAGCACGTCACCCTGCAGCACATACGTCTCCTTTTTCTCTGCCCCGTCGGAGCTGGTGGCGCCCGAGACGCTGCCCCCGTGGACGCTGAGCGACTCTGACTCGCGCTCCTCTCCGGCAGGGAGCCCCGGCACAGACTTCGCGGCCCACGGAGAGTCTCTGGGAGACAGGCATCTCCGGACACTGCAGATAAGCTATGAAGCA CTGAAAGATGAAAATTCTAAGCTGAGAAGAAAGCTGACTGAGGTTCAGAGCTTCTCTGAGACCCAAACAGAAAT GGTGAGGACGTTGGAGCGGAAGCTGGAAGCCAAAATGATCAAGGAGGAAAGTGACTACCACGATCTGGAGTCAGTGGTCCAGCAGGTGGAGCAGAACCTGGAGCTGATGACG aAACGGGCTGTGAAGGCAGAAAACCACGTCATGAAGCTGAAACAGGAGATCAGCTTGCTCCAG GCACAGGTCTCTAACTTCAAGCGTGAGAATGAAGCCTTGCGGTCTGGCCAGGGCGCCAGCCTGACGGTGGTGAAGCAGAACACCGACGTGGCCTTGCAGAACCTCCGCGTCGTCATGAACAATGCCCACTCCTCAATAAA GCAGCTGGTTTCTGGAGCTGAAACGTTGAATCTTGTTGCTGAAATCCTTAAATCTATAGACAGAATTTCTGAAATtaaagatgaggaggaggagtcTTGA
- the ENTR1 gene encoding endosome-associated-trafficking regulator 1 isoform X1, whose protein sequence is MRAARASPRCREPGASSFRTVSGRAGRRGRARRAPGPPPPRRAGLQLDCERPHGRDLDSHFFGIRPTFMCYVPSPVLASVGDTDFGYGKGKCTKQGLPGAQETHFGDDKLGDLAEANPFSFKEFLKTKNLSLSGEDTANNRIYSKEATRHSLGLGRNSPTSQTMGYGLEYQQPFFEDPTGAGDLLDEDEDEDEDDGWTGAYLPSTVEQTRSSGVAASTSPCSTYVSFFSAPSELVAPETLPPWTLSDSDSRSSPAGSPGTDFAAHGESLGDRHLRTLQISYEALKDENSKLRRKLTEVQSFSETQTEMVRTLERKLEAKMIKEESDYHDLESVVQQVEQNLELMTKRAVKAENHVMKLKQEISLLQAQVSNFKRENEALRSGQGASLTVVKQNTDVALQNLRVVMNNAHSSIKQLVSGAETLNLVAEILKSIDRISEIKDEEEES, encoded by the exons ATGCGCGCCGCCCGGGCGTCCCCCCGCTGTCGCGAGCCCGGAGCCTCGTCATTCCGGACGGTGAGCGGCCGGGCCGGGCGGCGGGGCCGAGCCCGCCGGGCCCCggggccgcccccgccccgccgggcCGGGCTGCAG CTAGACTGTGAGCGCCCCCATGGCAGGGACCTGGACTCCCACTTCTTCGGCATTCGGCCGACGTTTATGTGCTATGTGCCCAGCCCGGTGCTAGCTTCCGTGGGAGACACAG ATTTTGGCTACGGAAAGGGGAAATGTACTAAGCAAGGTCTGCCAGGAGcccaagagacacattttggag ATGATAAACTTGGAGATCTTGCAGAGGCCAATCCATTCTCCTTTAAAGAGTTTCTGAAAACCAAGAACCTCAGCCTGTCAGGAGAGGATACAGCCAACAACAGGATTTATTCAAAG GAAGCCACGAGACACTCACTGGGACTCGGCCGCAACTCCCCGACCTCCCAGACCATGGGGTATGGCTTAGAATATCAGCAGCCATTTTTTGAAGACCCTACGGGGGCTGGCGATCTTCTGGACGAGGACGAAGACGAGGATGAGGACGACGGGTGGACCGGGGCCTACCTGCCGTCCACTGTGGAGCAGACCCGCTCCTCCGGGGTCGCCGCCAGCACGTCACCCTGCAGCACATACGTCTCCTTTTTCTCTGCCCCGTCGGAGCTGGTGGCGCCCGAGACGCTGCCCCCGTGGACGCTGAGCGACTCTGACTCGCGCTCCTCTCCGGCAGGGAGCCCCGGCACAGACTTCGCGGCCCACGGAGAGTCTCTGGGAGACAGGCATCTCCGGACACTGCAGATAAGCTATGAAGCA CTGAAAGATGAAAATTCTAAGCTGAGAAGAAAGCTGACTGAGGTTCAGAGCTTCTCTGAGACCCAAACAGAAAT GGTGAGGACGTTGGAGCGGAAGCTGGAAGCCAAAATGATCAAGGAGGAAAGTGACTACCACGATCTGGAGTCAGTGGTCCAGCAGGTGGAGCAGAACCTGGAGCTGATGACG aAACGGGCTGTGAAGGCAGAAAACCACGTCATGAAGCTGAAACAGGAGATCAGCTTGCTCCAG GCACAGGTCTCTAACTTCAAGCGTGAGAATGAAGCCTTGCGGTCTGGCCAGGGCGCCAGCCTGACGGTGGTGAAGCAGAACACCGACGTGGCCTTGCAGAACCTCCGCGTCGTCATGAACAATGCCCACTCCTCAATAAA GCAGCTGGTTTCTGGAGCTGAAACGTTGAATCTTGTTGCTGAAATCCTTAAATCTATAGACAGAATTTCTGAAATtaaagatgaggaggaggagtcTTGA
- the ENTR1 gene encoding endosome-associated-trafficking regulator 1 isoform X3, translating into MRAARASPRCREPGASSFRTVSGRAGRRGRARRAPGPPPPRRAGLQLDCERPHGRDLDSHFFGIRPTFMCYVPSPVLASVGDTDDKLGDLAEANPFSFKEFLKTKNLSLSGEDTANNRIYSKEATRHSLGLGRNSPTSQTMGYGLEYQQPFFEDPTGAGDLLDEDEDEDEDDGWTGAYLPSTVEQTRSSGVAASTSPCSTYVSFFSAPSELVAPETLPPWTLSDSDSRSSPAGSPGTDFAAHGESLGDRHLRTLQISYEALKDENSKLRRKLTEVQSFSETQTEMVRTLERKLEAKMIKEESDYHDLESVVQQVEQNLELMTKRAVKAENHVMKLKQEISLLQAQVSNFKRENEALRSGQGASLTVVKQNTDVALQNLRVVMNNAHSSIKQLVSGAETLNLVAEILKSIDRISEIKDEEEES; encoded by the exons ATGCGCGCCGCCCGGGCGTCCCCCCGCTGTCGCGAGCCCGGAGCCTCGTCATTCCGGACGGTGAGCGGCCGGGCCGGGCGGCGGGGCCGAGCCCGCCGGGCCCCggggccgcccccgccccgccgggcCGGGCTGCAG CTAGACTGTGAGCGCCCCCATGGCAGGGACCTGGACTCCCACTTCTTCGGCATTCGGCCGACGTTTATGTGCTATGTGCCCAGCCCGGTGCTAGCTTCCGTGGGAGACACAG ATGATAAACTTGGAGATCTTGCAGAGGCCAATCCATTCTCCTTTAAAGAGTTTCTGAAAACCAAGAACCTCAGCCTGTCAGGAGAGGATACAGCCAACAACAGGATTTATTCAAAG GAAGCCACGAGACACTCACTGGGACTCGGCCGCAACTCCCCGACCTCCCAGACCATGGGGTATGGCTTAGAATATCAGCAGCCATTTTTTGAAGACCCTACGGGGGCTGGCGATCTTCTGGACGAGGACGAAGACGAGGATGAGGACGACGGGTGGACCGGGGCCTACCTGCCGTCCACTGTGGAGCAGACCCGCTCCTCCGGGGTCGCCGCCAGCACGTCACCCTGCAGCACATACGTCTCCTTTTTCTCTGCCCCGTCGGAGCTGGTGGCGCCCGAGACGCTGCCCCCGTGGACGCTGAGCGACTCTGACTCGCGCTCCTCTCCGGCAGGGAGCCCCGGCACAGACTTCGCGGCCCACGGAGAGTCTCTGGGAGACAGGCATCTCCGGACACTGCAGATAAGCTATGAAGCA CTGAAAGATGAAAATTCTAAGCTGAGAAGAAAGCTGACTGAGGTTCAGAGCTTCTCTGAGACCCAAACAGAAAT GGTGAGGACGTTGGAGCGGAAGCTGGAAGCCAAAATGATCAAGGAGGAAAGTGACTACCACGATCTGGAGTCAGTGGTCCAGCAGGTGGAGCAGAACCTGGAGCTGATGACG aAACGGGCTGTGAAGGCAGAAAACCACGTCATGAAGCTGAAACAGGAGATCAGCTTGCTCCAG GCACAGGTCTCTAACTTCAAGCGTGAGAATGAAGCCTTGCGGTCTGGCCAGGGCGCCAGCCTGACGGTGGTGAAGCAGAACACCGACGTGGCCTTGCAGAACCTCCGCGTCGTCATGAACAATGCCCACTCCTCAATAAA GCAGCTGGTTTCTGGAGCTGAAACGTTGAATCTTGTTGCTGAAATCCTTAAATCTATAGACAGAATTTCTGAAATtaaagatgaggaggaggagtcTTGA